CGGTTGCGCCAAGGCACAGATCAGCGGCCACCGCCGCAGCGGACCCGCCCGACGACCCGCCCGGCGTCAATGCGGCATCATCATTGCCACGCCGCCAGGGGTTCACCGCATTGCCATAGGTGCTGGTTTCGTTGCTGGACCCCATTGCGAATTCGTCCATGTTCAGCTTGCCCAGCATCACCGCGCCTGCGTCAAACAACTGCGTTGTCACGGTGCTTTCATATTCGGGCCTGAACCCTTCGAGAATTCGGCTGGCGGCCTGTGATGGCACACCTTTTGTGCAGAACAAGTCTTTGATCCCCAAGGGAATACCATTCAAAGATGGCGCGTCTTTTGACTGGCGCGCATCAGCCGCTTTGGCCTGTTCCATCGCGATCTCGGGCGTCTTGTGCACAAAGGCATTCAGCGCATCGGATTTGTCGATTTCAGCAAGACAGGCGGTGGTCAGCTCGGCGCTGGTCATATCCCCCTTGCGCAGGGCGTCACGGGCGGCACTGATTGTCAGTTTGGTCAGGTCAGACATTATTCAACCACCTTTGGCACGGCAAAAAACCCCTCGCGGGCATCGGGCGCATTGGCCAGCACGGCGGCCTGCTGATTGCCGTCGGTGACCACATCATCGCGGCGCTTCAGACGCTGGGGTGTGACCGACGTCATCGGCGCAACGCCCTCCACATCCACTTCGTTCAACTGCTCGATAAAATCAAGAATCGCGCTGAATTCCGACGCCAGAGCTGGCAATGCGTCTTCCTCGACCTTGATGCGGGCCAGATGGGCCACCTTGCGGGCTGTTTCCGTGTCGATTGACATGGTTGTCTCCGGGTTTTTGTCAGTTCAGTCGCGTTTACCGCCACGCGACACAGGTCGCAAGGTGCGACAACGATCTGGCAATGACTGCGCACCGGGTTAGACTGCGGTGATGGAAAAGGAGGCAGCGATGAAGATTATCTGGCTAGGGCATTCAAGTTTCCGGATTGAAATTGGCGGGCAGGTGCTGCTGGTTGATCCCTGGTTGGCGGGAAACCCCGCATTCCCCGAAGATCGGCGCGCCGAGGCGATTGCGGGCGCGACCCATATCCTGCTCTCGCACGGACATGGGGACCATGCGGGCAACGCGCTTGGGATTGCCCGCGAATTGGGCATTGCGATTCTGTGCATCCACGAATTGTCCGAGCATTGGAGCGCCACGGAGGGCGTGAAAACCATCGGCTTTGGCAAGGGTGGCACGATGAACCTTGATGGCGTTAAGGTCACGATGGTGAATGCCAGCCATTCCTCGAGCATTGATTTTGACGGTGGCCGCCCGACCTATGCGGGCTCCGAGGCGGGCTTCATGATCGCAGGCGAAGGGCACACGATCTATTTCAGCGGCGACACCGACATCATGGCCGATATGGACTGGATGGGCGATCTGCACAAACCCGATGTGGGCATCCTGTGCGCGGGCGGGCACTACACGATGGATATGGCGCGCGCGGCCTATGCGGCCAAACGCTATTTCAATTTCAAGACGTTGATTCCGTGCCACTACAAGACCTTTCCGATCCTTGAACAATCGGCCGACGAATTGGTGGCAGCGTTGCCCGATGTTGATGTGCTGACGCCTGATGTGCTGGAGGTGATCACGATCTGACGGCAAAAATCCACGCGGGATTTGCCGCGGAAACTGTGTGGTTTCAATCAGCGCCGATTGGCGAAAAAGTCGCTCAGCAGCGCGCCCGCGGCCTGGGCCGATATCCCATCATACACCTCGGGCACGTGATGGCACTGCGGATGGGTGAACACCCGCGCGCCATGGGCCACGCCGCCGGATTTCGGATCGCTTGCCCCGTAATACAGCCGTGCGATGCGGGCGTTGCTGATCGCGGCGGCGCACATCGGACAGGGTTCCAGCGTCACATAAAGGTCGCAGCCCGTCAGCCGTTCCTGGTCCAGCGCCGCACAGGCCGCGCGGATCGCAAGCATTTCGGCATGCGCCGTCGGGTCGTTCAATTCACGCGTGCGGTTGCCGGCGGCGGCTAGCACCCTGCCACCGGCATCGACGATCACTGCCCCCACCGGGACTTCGCCGCGCGCGGCGGCAGCGCGGGCCTCGGATAAGGCACTGTCCATATGGCTGCGAAACGTCATGCTCCTTCAATAAGCGGGTCGCGCGAGGTTGCAAGGGCGGATGCCTCAGGCGGGGGTTTATCGAAACAGAAGAGTTTTGGAGTTTGTGCGATTGTCAGGCGGGGTGCGGCTGGCTAGCGTGGGGCATGGACAAGGACATCTACGACCCCGCCTATGTGGCTGATTTGTTTGACCGATGCAGCGGCAACTATCGCCGGTGGTCGGCAATCAGTTCGTTCGGCTTTGTGTGGCTTTGGCGCCGACAGTGCGTCTCGCGCTTGATCGGGCAACGGCAGATTGCGCGGATCAGGGATGGTCAGCTGGGCGATGCCCCGCCCCCGCTTCCGGTCGTGGTTGATCTGATGGCCGGCACCGGCGAGGTCTGGCCGCATGTTTTGAAAGCCCTTCCCCGCGCGCGCATTCGCGCGATCGATATTTCCCCAAGGATGCACCGCGAGGCGGTCGCTCGGCTGCACAGCGGCCGCGAAGGCCAGATCGAACATCTGGCGGCCAATGCGCTGCAGGATATCTTGCCCGAAGGCAGCGCAGACCTGTTGATTTCGACCTTTGGGCTCAAGACCTTTAATCCCAGCCAACAGACTGTTCTGGCCCGTCAGATCGCGCGCCTGTTGCACGACGGCGGCAGTTTCGCCCTGATCGAGGCCTCAGACCCCAAGGGCTGGATTTTGCGCCCGTTCTACCGCTTTTATCTGGATCGCGCCCTGCCCCTGATCGAAAAGCTGTTTCTGAAAGGTGCGCAAGATTTTTCCATGATCGGCGATTACACCCGTGGTTTCGGTGATTGTGCACATATGGCCGAAGCCCTGCGCGCCGCAGGCCTGAACGTCGCCATGAAGCGCCACTTTTTCGGCTGCGCCACCAGTGTTGCCGGTCACAAGCCGATTGCGCCGCGCGCCGTGCCGCACTAAGGCTGGCCCATGACCGACACCCCCACACCGGGCGACCGCATCGCCAAAGTCCTGTCCCGTGCAGGTATCGCAAGCCGCCGCGAGGCCGAGCGCATGATCGAAGCGGGTCGTGTGCAGGTGAATGGCAAACTGATCGACAGCCCTGCCTTGAATGTCACCGCCAAAGACAGGATCTTGGTGGATGGCAAACCTGTGGGCGAGCCTGATCCGCCACGCATCTGGCTTTATCACAAACCCACCGGCCTTGTGACGACCGAGCGCGATGAAAAGGGCCGCGAGACCGTGTTTGACGCGCTGCCCGCCGATATGCCCCGCGTGATGTCGGTGGGACGTCTGGATATCAACTCCGAAGGCTTGCTGGTGCTGACCAACGACGGCGAAATAAAGCGCAAGCTGGAACTGCCCAGCACCGGCTGGTTGCGCCGCTACCGTGTGCGCATCAATGGCGCGGTGAGCGAGGCCAAGCTCGATCTTTTGCGCAAGGGGATCACCTTTGAGGGGATCACCTATCAGCCGATGGAGGTCACGTTTGACCGCCAACAGGGGGCGAATGCCTGGCTGACCGTGGCCATCCGCGAGGGCAAGAACCGTGAAATCCGTCGCGCGATGGAGGCGATCGGGGTGGCCGTGAACCGGCTGATCCGGGTCAGCTATGGCCCTTTCCAACTGGGCAACCTGAAACAGGGCGCGGTCGAGGAACTGAAATCGCGCGTTGTGCGCGACCAGCTTGGCCTGTCCGAGCGCCCGCAACCGCAACGCACGCGGCGCAACATCGGCAAGCCAACGCCCCGCAACGCCAAATCTGCCCCCAATAGGGGGAAAAGCTCGCGCAGTTGAACCTTGTGCCATATGCCAGTCTGTGCATTTTAACCCCAACGCGACATTTGGGGACATATCATGGCCGACCTGCTGACACTGGAAAACGCGACAAACCTGATCATGCTTTGCTTTTTGCAGGCGGTTTTGGGCTTTGATAACCTGCTTTATATCTCGATCGAAAGCCAGCGCGCGCCGGTGGCCCAGCAAAAGGCCGTGCGCACGTGGGGCATCATCATCGCCGTGGCGTTGCGTGTGATCCTGTTGTTTGTGATGATCCAGCTTCTCAATGCCCTGAACGCGCCGTTCTATACCTTTGAATGGGACGGAGTGATCACCGGCAGCGTCAACTTTGCTACTGTCGTGTTCATCGTCGGCGGGGCATTCATCATGTATACGGCCGTCAAGGAAATCGGGCACATGCTGTCGATTGAAAAGCTTGCGCACGATGTCGAGGGGAAGTCGGGCAAATCGGCGACGCAGGTCGTCTTGCTGATCGTCTTTATGAACCTGATCTTCTCGTTTGATTCCGTGCTGTCGGCGATTGCGATTACCGATGTCTTCCCGATCCTGGCAACCGCAATCATCCTCAGCGGGCTGGCCATGCTGTTGCTGGCGGATGGTGTTACCAATTTCCTGCAAAAGAACCGCATGTATGAAGTTCTGGGCCTGTTTATCCTGCTGATCGTCGGCGTTGTGCTGCTGGGCGAAAGTGGGCAGGCGGCGGTGCATGGCCTTGAGGCGATGGGCGTGCCCTACGAGGAGGCCAAGGCCGAGGCGCTCAAGGTCTTTGGCCGCGAAATCATCCCGATGTCGAAATCCACCTTTTACTTCTCGGTTGTGGTGCTGGTTGCGGTCGAAGTGCTGCAATCGGGCTATAGCCGCAAATTGAACGCCGAACGCGCCGCGCTGCAAGAACACTCGTAAACGCGCGCGCCACGGACTATCTTAGGGCTGATACGGTGCAACTGGGGGCACAGACATGATCAAGAATGTGGCATACGGCGCGCTTTTGCTGCTTCTGCTTGGCATTTCGACCGGCTGGATTGCGGGGCTTTAGGCATGGCACAACGCTTTGGCGGCAAACATAGCCCGAACACTGCAAGCGCCCCCGCGCCCGAAGTCATTGACGAACGCAAGGTCGATGCCGCGGGCGCGCGCGCGAATTTACTTTTCGTGCCGCCGGTGATCCTTGTGTTTACCTCGCTCAACGAAGGGGCAACGGGCCTTGCCATTGGGCTGGTCGCCGCCGGCTTGCTGACACTGGGTGCGTGGTTGCTGCGGGACGGATTACGCGCGACGGCGGCCTATGAGGCGCGCAAGGTTGCCCGCCGCCCCGCTGTTCCACGCAAGATATTTGCCGCTGTGGCTACGGGTCTTGGGGCCGGATTGGCCAGCTATGCGACTGACCCGAATTTGATTGCGGGCGGTCTTTATGCCTTGATCGCTGGCGCCCTGCACATCACGGCGTTCGGCATCGACCCCTTGAAAGACAAGCGCATGGACGGCATCGACACCTTCCAGCAAGACCGCGTTGCCCGCGTCGTGGACGAGGCCGAGGCCTATTTGCGCGCCATGAAAGACCATATTGCCACGCTCAATGATCGCCCGCTTGATCTGCGCGTCACTGCCTTTCAAACCGCCGCCCGCCGGATGATCCGCACAGTCGAAGAAGACCCGCGCGACCTGACGGGCGCGCGCAAGTTTCTGGGCGTCTATCTGATGGGTGCGCGCGATGCCTCGGTCAAGTTCGTTGATGTCTACAAGCGCAATCGCGACGACGTGGCGCGTGCCGACTATGAAGCCCTGCTGAGCGATCTTGAGCAGAATTTCGCCGCACGAACAGAAAAGCTGTTGCTGGACGACCGCAGTGACATGGACATTGAAATCAAGGTGCTGCGCGATCGGTTGCAGCGCGAAGGCCTGTAAGGGTCAGTAAAGGGGGACATTATGTCTGATACCGTTGTGAACAATATGCAAAAAGCCCAAGCCACGCTGGCCGAGGTCGAAAAAGTCACCGCCGTGGTTCTGGCCGAGCCCAAGAACGAGCTGGTGACCCTTGAAAGCGCAAACAAGAAAACCGGCGCTGAAATCACCAAGCGCATGGCCGAACTGGACATGTCAGACACCAATTCGATCATCTCGTTCGGGTCATCAGCCCAGTCGGAATTGCAGGTGATCAGCCAATCCATGCTGCAAGGCGTGCGCAACAAGGATGTCGGCCCTGCCGGTGACAGCCTGCGCCAGATCGTCACCACGATCCGCGGTTTCAACGTCAGCGAACTGGATGTGCGCCGCAAACGCTCGTGGTGGGAAAGGCTGCTTGGCCGCATGGCGCCTGCCGCAAAATTCGCCGCCCGTTTCGAAACCGTGCAGGGCCAGATTGACAAGGTGACGGACGATCTGCTGCGCCACGAACATGTGCTGCTCAAAGACATCGAAAGCCTTGATGTGCTTTATGACAAGACGCTGGCGTTTTACGACGAACTTGCGCTGTATATTGCCGCTGGCGAGGAAAAGCTGAAAGAGCTGGACGAGAAAACCATTCCCGCCAAGGTCGCCGAAGTCGAAAAAGCCCCCGAAGAACAGGGCGTGATGAAGGCGCAGGAACTGCGCGACATGCGCGCCGCACGTGACGATCTGGAACGCCGGGTCCACGACCTGAAACTGACCCGTCAGGTAACGATGCAATCGCTGCCTTCGATCCGTCTGGTGCAGGAAAACGACAAATCGCTGGTCACCAAGATCAATTCGACGCTGATCAACACCGTGCCGCTGTGGGAAACGCAACTGGCGCAGGCCGTCACCATCCAGCGTAGTGCCGAGGCCGCCGTGGCGGTGCGCGACGCCAATGACCTGACCAATGAATTGCTGACCGCGAACGCTGAAAACCTGCGCAGCGCCAACAAGATGATCCGCACCGAAATGGAACGCGGCGTATTCGATATCGAAGCGATCAAAAAGGCCAACGCCGACCTGATCGGCACCATCGAGGAATCCCTGCAAATCGCGGACGAAGGCAAGCGCAAGCGCGCCGAGGCCGAAAAGGAACTGCAGACAATGGAGGCCGAACTCAAGGCAACGCTGTCTGCCGCCAAGGCACGTGGCACGGGCACCGGCGACACCATCGGCACGGCCGCAGGCGCGGACTAAACGGTTGGGCCGCAAGGGAAACATCGCAGGCACGGTTCTGCGCGGTTTGGGCCTCGCGGCCCTGGTCGGATTGATGGGCTGCGAACAATCGCTGCCTGTCGACCCGATGCCCGCCCCCCTTCGCGCCCTGACCGGCTGTTTGAGCCGATGCCGGCCATGCCTGCCCCGATCCTTGCGCCCGATCAGGTGGACGCGGACAGTGCCGCCCTGCGGATTCACTATCAACGCCTGCAAAATGACCTGCTGGCCCAAGGGTTGTTGCGCACCGACGGTGGTGGGCCGGACACGCCCTTTACCGACACGATGCTGGCACGCAACTTCGTGCGTATTGCGCTGTTTGACGAGTATGTCGCTGACGGCGGCGGGTTTCGCGCCCAGCCGACCATCAGTAACCTGCGCCGCTGGGAACGCCCGATCCGGATGGACATTACCTTTGGTGATAGCATCCCCGAGGCGCAGCGCGTCGCCGACACAGATTCCGTGCGCGCTTATGCCGACCGCCTGGCGCGTCTGACCGGGCTGTCAATCACACCCACCAGCAATAACG
This portion of the Octadecabacter sp. SW4 genome encodes:
- the gatC gene encoding Asp-tRNA(Asn)/Glu-tRNA(Gln) amidotransferase subunit GatC: MSIDTETARKVAHLARIKVEEDALPALASEFSAILDFIEQLNEVDVEGVAPMTSVTPQRLKRRDDVVTDGNQQAAVLANAPDAREGFFAVPKVVE
- a CDS encoding metal-dependent hydrolase yields the protein MKIIWLGHSSFRIEIGGQVLLVDPWLAGNPAFPEDRRAEAIAGATHILLSHGHGDHAGNALGIARELGIAILCIHELSEHWSATEGVKTIGFGKGGTMNLDGVKVTMVNASHSSSIDFDGGRPTYAGSEAGFMIAGEGHTIYFSGDTDIMADMDWMGDLHKPDVGILCAGGHYTMDMARAAYAAKRYFNFKTLIPCHYKTFPILEQSADELVAALPDVDVLTPDVLEVITI
- a CDS encoding nucleoside deaminase is translated as MTFRSHMDSALSEARAAAARGEVPVGAVIVDAGGRVLAAAGNRTRELNDPTAHAEMLAIRAACAALDQERLTGCDLYVTLEPCPMCAAAISNARIARLYYGASDPKSGGVAHGARVFTHPQCHHVPEVYDGISAQAAGALLSDFFANRR
- a CDS encoding class I SAM-dependent methyltransferase encodes the protein MDKDIYDPAYVADLFDRCSGNYRRWSAISSFGFVWLWRRQCVSRLIGQRQIARIRDGQLGDAPPPLPVVVDLMAGTGEVWPHVLKALPRARIRAIDISPRMHREAVARLHSGREGQIEHLAANALQDILPEGSADLLISTFGLKTFNPSQQTVLARQIARLLHDGGSFALIEASDPKGWILRPFYRFYLDRALPLIEKLFLKGAQDFSMIGDYTRGFGDCAHMAEALRAAGLNVAMKRHFFGCATSVAGHKPIAPRAVPH
- a CDS encoding pseudouridine synthase — its product is MTDTPTPGDRIAKVLSRAGIASRREAERMIEAGRVQVNGKLIDSPALNVTAKDRILVDGKPVGEPDPPRIWLYHKPTGLVTTERDEKGRETVFDALPADMPRVMSVGRLDINSEGLLVLTNDGEIKRKLELPSTGWLRRYRVRINGAVSEAKLDLLRKGITFEGITYQPMEVTFDRQQGANAWLTVAIREGKNREIRRAMEAIGVAVNRLIRVSYGPFQLGNLKQGAVEELKSRVVRDQLGLSERPQPQRTRRNIGKPTPRNAKSAPNRGKSSRS
- a CDS encoding TerC family protein — translated: MADLLTLENATNLIMLCFLQAVLGFDNLLYISIESQRAPVAQQKAVRTWGIIIAVALRVILLFVMIQLLNALNAPFYTFEWDGVITGSVNFATVVFIVGGAFIMYTAVKEIGHMLSIEKLAHDVEGKSGKSATQVVLLIVFMNLIFSFDSVLSAIAITDVFPILATAIILSGLAMLLLADGVTNFLQKNRMYEVLGLFILLIVGVVLLGESGQAAVHGLEAMGVPYEEAKAEALKVFGREIIPMSKSTFYFSVVVLVAVEVLQSGYSRKLNAERAALQEHS
- a CDS encoding 5-bromo-4-chloroindolyl phosphate hydrolysis family protein, giving the protein MAQRFGGKHSPNTASAPAPEVIDERKVDAAGARANLLFVPPVILVFTSLNEGATGLAIGLVAAGLLTLGAWLLRDGLRATAAYEARKVARRPAVPRKIFAAVATGLGAGLASYATDPNLIAGGLYALIAGALHITAFGIDPLKDKRMDGIDTFQQDRVARVVDEAEAYLRAMKDHIATLNDRPLDLRVTAFQTAARRMIRTVEEDPRDLTGARKFLGVYLMGARDASVKFVDVYKRNRDDVARADYEALLSDLEQNFAARTEKLLLDDRSDMDIEIKVLRDRLQREGL
- a CDS encoding toxic anion resistance protein, producing the protein MSDTVVNNMQKAQATLAEVEKVTAVVLAEPKNELVTLESANKKTGAEITKRMAELDMSDTNSIISFGSSAQSELQVISQSMLQGVRNKDVGPAGDSLRQIVTTIRGFNVSELDVRRKRSWWERLLGRMAPAAKFAARFETVQGQIDKVTDDLLRHEHVLLKDIESLDVLYDKTLAFYDELALYIAAGEEKLKELDEKTIPAKVAEVEKAPEEQGVMKAQELRDMRAARDDLERRVHDLKLTRQVTMQSLPSIRLVQENDKSLVTKINSTLINTVPLWETQLAQAVTIQRSAEAAVAVRDANDLTNELLTANAENLRSANKMIRTEMERGVFDIEAIKKANADLIGTIEESLQIADEGKRKRAEAEKELQTMEAELKATLSAAKARGTGTGDTIGTAAGAD